One window of Bos javanicus breed banteng chromosome 1, ARS-OSU_banteng_1.0, whole genome shotgun sequence genomic DNA carries:
- the PTX3 gene encoding pentraxin-related protein PTX3 — MHISVILFCALWSAVSAENSDDYELMYVNLDNEIDNGLHPTEDPTPCDCSRDNSEWDKLFTMLENSQMREGMLLQATDVMLRGELQKLQAELGRLEGSLQKLCGPEAPSETRLARALDDLLQASRDAGRRLARLEDAGALRPQEEAGRALGAVLEELRRTRADLRAVQGWAASRWLPAGCETAILFPMRSKKIFASVHPVTPMKLETFSACIWVKATEVLNKTVLFSYGTKRNPYEIQLYLSYRSIMLVVGGEENRLVADAVISLGTWTHLCSTWDSKKGHMALWVNGDSVATAVDMATGHVVPEGGILQIGQEKNGCCVGGGFDETLAFSGRLTGFNIWDGVLSNEEIREAGGAESCHIRGNVVGWGVTEIQPHGGAQYVY; from the exons ATGCATatctctgtgattctgttttgtgCGCTCTGGTCTGCAGTGTCGGCGGAGAACTCAGATGATTATGAGCTCATGTATGTGAATTTGGACAACGAAATAGACAATGGACTCCATCCCACTGAGGACC CCACGCCGTGCGACTGCAGTCGTGACAACTCCGAGTGGGACAAGCTCTTCACCATGCTGGAGAACTCGCAGATGCGGGAGGGCATGCTGCTGCAGGCCACCGACGTCATGCTCCGGGGCGAGCTGCAGAAGCTGCAGGCCGAGCTGGGCCGGCTGGAGGGAAGCCTGCAGAAGCTGTGCGGGCCGGAGGCCCCCTCCGAGACCAGGCTGGCCCGGGCGCTGGACGACCTGCTGCAGGCGAGCCGCGATGCTGGCCGCCGGCTGGCGCGCCTGGAAGATGCTGGGGCGCTGCGACCGCAGGAGGAGGCGGGGCGGGCCCTGGGCGCGGTGCTGGAGGAGCTGCGGCGGACACGGGCCGATCTCCGAGCTGTGCAGGGCTGGGCAGCCAGCCGCTGGCTGCCGGCAG GTTGTGAAACAGCCATTTTATTCCCCATGCGTTCCAAGAAGATTTTTGCAAGCGTGCATCCGGTGACACCAATGAAACTCGAGACTTTCAGTGCCTGCATTTGGGTCAAAGCCACAGAAGTATTAAACAAAACAGTCCTGTTTTCTTATGGCACAAAGAGGAATCCATATGAGATCCAGCTGTACCTCAGCTATCGGTCCATAATGCTTGTGGTGGGTGGAGAGGAAAACAGACTGGTCGCTGATGCTGTGATTTCCCTAGGAACGTGGACCCATCTGTGCAGCACCTGGGATTCAAAGAAAGGGCACATGGCCTTGTGGGTAAATGGTGACTCGGTGGCCACTGCTGTTGATATGGCCACAGGTCATGTTGTTCCTGAGGGGGGAATCCTGCAGATTGGGCAAGAAAAGAACGGCTGCTGCGTGGGTGGTGGCTTTGATGAAACATTAGCCTTCTCTGGCAGACTCACAGGCTTCAATATCTGGGATGGTGTTCTCAGTAACGAAGAGATAAGAGAGGCCGGAGGAGCAGAGTCCTGTCACATCCGGGGCAACGTGGTTGGGTGGGGAGTCACAGAGATTCAGCCCCACGGAGGAGCACAGTATGTTTATTAA